From one Candidatus Methanoplasma termitum genomic stretch:
- a CDS encoding TrpB-like pyridoxal phosphate-dependent enzyme — translation MAIAKDLRISLPVEGIPKKWYNLVADIGHLDPPLNPGTREPAKPEDFEPIFCKEIIRQEGCRERYVNIPGEVREGLVHLNRPQHLQRAVRLEKYLKTPAKIYFKREDMSPLGSHKGNTALAQAYFNAEEGIHTLTTETGAGQWGTALAMVSNLFDIDCTVFMVKGSYNQKPLRKTIMNTYGAKVYASPSPHTEFGKKVLKEHPETTGSLGIAISEACEMAAKDPNTCYSLGSVLNHVMLHQTVIGQETMEQMKIGEIDPDYMIACAGGGSNFGGFCFPMIGEKIKGKTDCEFIAAESNAAPSLTVGEFKYDFGDTAGYTPLLMMYTLGQEFIPKSVHAGGLRYHGMSPLVSAAMNKGLISARAYGQFETFEAGLAFARTEGIVPAPESCHAIKAAMDVALECKKAKKEKTIVFCLSGHGMLDLNGYEQYLDGTMKNSAAD, via the coding sequence ATGGCAATCGCTAAAGACCTTAGAATAAGTCTGCCAGTAGAAGGTATACCAAAAAAATGGTACAATCTCGTGGCGGACATAGGACACTTGGATCCCCCGCTCAACCCCGGAACAAGAGAGCCGGCTAAACCCGAAGACTTTGAACCGATTTTCTGTAAAGAGATCATCAGGCAGGAAGGTTGCAGAGAGAGATATGTTAACATACCCGGAGAAGTAAGAGAAGGATTGGTTCACCTGAACCGCCCGCAGCATCTTCAGAGGGCGGTAAGACTGGAGAAATATCTCAAGACGCCGGCAAAGATCTATTTCAAAAGAGAAGATATGAGCCCGCTCGGCAGTCACAAAGGGAATACTGCTCTGGCACAGGCATATTTCAATGCCGAGGAAGGAATCCACACCCTTACCACCGAGACAGGAGCAGGCCAATGGGGGACAGCGCTTGCGATGGTGTCGAACCTGTTTGACATTGACTGCACAGTCTTCATGGTCAAAGGAAGCTATAATCAGAAACCTCTCAGAAAGACAATTATGAATACGTACGGCGCAAAGGTATATGCTTCTCCAAGTCCACACACAGAGTTCGGGAAGAAAGTGCTTAAAGAGCACCCCGAGACAACAGGTTCATTGGGAATAGCAATATCGGAGGCATGCGAGATGGCCGCAAAGGACCCGAACACATGCTACTCTCTGGGAAGCGTGCTTAACCACGTCATGCTGCACCAGACGGTGATCGGCCAAGAGACAATGGAACAGATGAAGATCGGCGAGATAGATCCTGACTATATGATAGCATGTGCCGGAGGAGGGTCCAACTTCGGAGGGTTCTGTTTCCCGATGATCGGCGAGAAGATCAAAGGCAAGACTGATTGCGAGTTCATCGCCGCGGAATCGAACGCCGCCCCCTCTCTCACGGTGGGGGAGTTCAAATACGACTTCGGGGACACAGCGGGTTACACCCCGCTTCTGATGATGTATACGCTCGGCCAGGAGTTCATCCCGAAAAGTGTGCACGCAGGCGGTCTGAGATACCACGGAATGTCACCGCTTGTATCTGCCGCAATGAACAAAGGCCTGATATCCGCAAGAGCATACGGACAGTTTGAAACATTCGAGGCCGGGTTGGCATTCGCAAGGACGGAAGGCATCGTCCCCGCTCCGGAATCCTGCCACGCGATAAAAGCGGCAATGGATGTAGCGCTCGAGTGCAAGAAGGCCAAAAAAGAAAAGACGATCGTGTTCTGTTTGTCCGGCCACGGCATGCTCGACCTCAACGGATATGAGCAGTACTTAGACGGAACGATGAAGAATTCGGCCGCGGATTAA
- a CDS encoding ArsR/SmtB family transcription factor, with translation MNDLDTILSVIENPTRRRILMALVREPHYPLQLSKELGVSQQAIMKNLDILEKNGLVESRKESSDRGPVKMVYRPTSEFTLTIDMRNGLFRATLSMPASVDDAQENRDMEFDEVRETLSEIDRQISEFDRLREEMIERRNRMMSSFMHGPIASELGYLERSIIYGMLNSPEHDASEVSREMGLRDDTTTKVVNDIENKCKDPKRVMRNE, from the coding sequence ATGAATGACCTAGACACGATACTATCTGTGATAGAGAACCCGACAAGGCGCAGGATACTGATGGCGCTTGTCAGAGAGCCGCACTACCCGCTGCAGCTTTCAAAGGAGCTCGGAGTAAGCCAACAGGCGATAATGAAAAATTTGGATATCCTGGAAAAAAACGGGCTTGTAGAAAGCAGGAAAGAAAGCAGCGACAGGGGCCCGGTGAAAATGGTCTATCGCCCCACCTCCGAGTTCACATTGACGATAGATATGCGCAACGGGCTGTTCAGGGCTACCTTGTCGATGCCTGCGAGCGTCGACGATGCACAGGAGAACAGAGATATGGAGTTCGATGAGGTCAGAGAGACCCTCTCCGAGATAGACCGGCAGATAAGCGAGTTCGACAGGCTGAGAGAAGAGATGATCGAAAGACGCAACAGAATGATGTCCTCATTCATGCACGGCCCTATTGCCAGCGAGCTCGGTTATCTTGAAAGGAGCATTATCTACGGAATGCTGAACTCGCCGGAACATGACGCAAGCGAGGTCTCCCGCGAGATGGGGCTCCGGGATGACACGACGACCAAAGTAGTGAATGACATAGAGAACAAATGCAAAGATCCCAAGAGAGTGATGAGAAATGAGTAA